One Streptomyces sp. ML-6 genomic region harbors:
- a CDS encoding ABC transporter permease translates to MGRYVIRRLLQMIPVFFGTTLLIFLMVNVMGDPVAGLCGDRQCDPATAAQLRAEFGLDKPVWQQYLTYMGNVFTGDFGTAFNGQKVTELMATAFPITIRLTIVAIVFEIVIGITLGVVTGLRRGRPVDTTVLILTLVVISVPTFVTGLLLQLLLGVQWGVIKPSVSPEAPFNELLVPGLVLASVSLAYVTRLTRTSIAENARADYVRTAVAKGLPRRRVVVRHLLRNSLIPVVTFIGTDVGALMGGAIVTERIFNIHGVGYQLYQGILRQNSQTVVGFVTILVLVFLAANLIVDLLYAVLDPRIRYA, encoded by the coding sequence ATGGGACGTTATGTGATCCGGCGGCTGCTGCAGATGATCCCGGTCTTCTTCGGCACCACGCTGTTGATCTTCCTCATGGTGAACGTGATGGGCGACCCCGTCGCGGGCCTCTGCGGCGACCGCCAGTGCGACCCGGCGACCGCAGCCCAGCTCCGTGCGGAATTCGGCCTCGACAAGCCCGTGTGGCAGCAATACCTCACCTACATGGGCAATGTCTTCACCGGAGACTTCGGCACCGCGTTCAACGGGCAGAAGGTCACCGAGCTGATGGCCACCGCCTTCCCCATCACCATCCGGCTCACCATCGTGGCGATCGTCTTCGAGATCGTCATCGGCATCACCCTCGGTGTCGTCACCGGACTGCGCCGCGGCCGCCCCGTCGACACCACCGTGCTCATCCTGACCCTGGTCGTCATCTCCGTACCGACCTTCGTCACCGGCCTGCTGCTGCAACTCCTGCTGGGCGTCCAGTGGGGTGTCATCAAACCCTCCGTCTCGCCGGAGGCCCCCTTCAACGAACTGCTGGTCCCCGGGCTCGTCCTCGCCTCGGTCTCCCTGGCCTACGTCACCCGGCTCACCCGCACCTCGATCGCCGAGAACGCCCGCGCGGACTACGTCCGCACCGCCGTCGCCAAGGGCCTGCCCCGGCGCCGCGTCGTCGTCCGGCACCTGCTGCGCAACTCGCTGATCCCGGTCGTCACCTTCATCGGCACCGACGTGGGCGCCCTGATGGGCGGGGCGATCGTCACGGAGCGGATCTTCAACATCCACGGCGTCGGCTACCAGCTCTACCAGGGCATCCTGCGCCAGAACTCCCAGACCGTCGTCGGCTTCGTCACGATCCTGGTCCTCGTCTTCCTTGCGGCGAACCTGATCGTCGACCTCCTGTACGCCGTACTCGACCCCAGGATCCGTTATGCCTGA
- a CDS encoding ABC transporter permease — protein sequence MPEQTPGEAISSAGAGGVMDLALEEGTTLEKTPGGPEGTGPAGKPRSLWSDAWRDLRRNPVFIISALVILFLVIISIWPSLIADQDPLDCDLGKAQEGSQPGHPFGFDGQGCDVYTRTVYGARNSVTVGVCATLGVTLLGGLLGGLAGFFGGWWDSVLSRITDVFFGIPVVLGGLVFLSVVTSSTVWPVIGFIVLLGWPQIARIGRGSVITAKQNDYVQAARALGASNTRMMLRHIAPNAIAPVIVVATIALGTYISLEATLSFLGVGLKPPAVSWGIDISAASQYIRNAPHMLLWPAGALAVTVLAFIMLGDAVRDALDPKLR from the coding sequence ATGCCTGAGCAGACACCCGGCGAGGCGATCTCGTCGGCCGGAGCGGGAGGTGTGATGGACCTCGCCCTGGAGGAGGGCACGACCCTCGAGAAGACCCCGGGCGGCCCCGAGGGCACCGGCCCCGCCGGGAAACCGCGCAGCCTGTGGTCCGACGCCTGGCGGGACCTGCGCCGCAACCCGGTCTTCATCATTTCCGCCCTGGTCATCCTCTTCCTGGTGATCATCTCGATCTGGCCCTCGCTGATCGCCGACCAGGACCCCCTCGACTGCGACCTGGGCAAGGCCCAGGAGGGCTCCCAGCCCGGCCACCCCTTCGGCTTCGACGGACAGGGCTGCGACGTCTACACCCGCACCGTCTACGGCGCCCGGAACTCGGTCACCGTGGGCGTCTGCGCCACCCTCGGCGTCACCCTGCTCGGCGGGCTGCTCGGCGGTCTGGCCGGCTTCTTCGGCGGCTGGTGGGACTCGGTCCTCTCCCGCATCACCGACGTCTTCTTCGGCATCCCCGTGGTCCTCGGCGGCCTGGTCTTCCTCTCCGTGGTCACCAGCTCCACCGTCTGGCCGGTGATCGGCTTCATCGTGCTGCTGGGCTGGCCGCAGATCGCCCGCATCGGCCGCGGCTCCGTGATCACCGCCAAACAGAACGACTACGTGCAGGCGGCCCGGGCGCTCGGCGCCTCCAACACCCGGATGATGCTGCGCCACATCGCCCCCAACGCCATCGCGCCGGTGATCGTCGTCGCGACCATCGCACTCGGTACGTACATCTCGCTGGAGGCGACCCTGTCGTTCCTCGGCGTCGGCCTGAAACCGCCGGCCGTCTCCTGGGGCATCGACATCTCCGCCGCGTCCCAGTACATCCGCAACGCCCCGCACATGCTGCTCTGGCCCGCCGGAGCCCTGGCGGTCACCGTGCTCGCCTTCATCATGCTCGGCGACGCGGTGCGCGACGCCCTCGACCCCAAGCTGCGCTGA
- a CDS encoding ABC transporter ATP-binding protein, with protein MLLEVRDLHVEFHTRDGVVKAVNGVDYSVAEGETLAVLGESGSGKSVTAQAVMGILDMPPGRISGGEIRFKDRDLLTMKKDERRRIRGQEMAMIFQDALSSLNPVLSVGRQLGEMFEVHRGMSRKDSRAKAVELMDRVRIPAAKERVGNYPHQFSGGMRQRIMIAMALALEPSLIIADEPTTALDVTVQAQVMDLLAELQRELNMGLILITHDLGVVADVADKIAVMYAGRIVESAPVHEIYRAPAHPYTRGLLRSIPRLDQKGRELYAIKGLPPNLMHIPPGCAFHPRCPMAQDICRGEVPPLFEVAEHRESACYFWKETLDAR; from the coding sequence ATGTTGCTCGAAGTGCGCGATCTGCACGTGGAGTTCCACACCCGCGACGGCGTGGTCAAGGCCGTCAACGGGGTCGACTACTCGGTGGCCGAGGGCGAGACGCTGGCCGTCCTCGGCGAGTCCGGCTCCGGCAAGTCCGTCACCGCGCAGGCCGTCATGGGCATCCTCGACATGCCCCCGGGGAGGATCAGCGGCGGCGAGATCCGCTTCAAGGACCGCGACCTGCTGACGATGAAGAAGGACGAGCGCCGGAGGATCCGCGGCCAGGAGATGGCCATGATCTTCCAGGACGCGCTCTCCTCCCTCAACCCCGTGCTCAGCGTGGGCCGGCAGCTCGGCGAGATGTTCGAGGTGCACCGGGGGATGTCCCGCAAGGACTCCCGGGCGAAGGCCGTCGAGCTGATGGACCGGGTCCGCATCCCGGCCGCGAAGGAACGCGTCGGGAACTACCCGCACCAGTTCTCCGGCGGCATGCGCCAGCGCATCATGATCGCGATGGCGCTGGCCCTGGAACCCTCGCTGATCATCGCGGACGAACCCACCACCGCCCTCGACGTGACCGTCCAGGCCCAGGTGATGGACCTGCTCGCCGAGCTCCAGCGCGAGCTGAACATGGGTCTGATCCTGATCACCCACGACCTGGGCGTGGTCGCGGACGTCGCCGACAAGATCGCCGTGATGTACGCGGGCCGGATCGTCGAGTCCGCCCCCGTCCACGAGATCTACCGGGCACCCGCCCACCCGTACACCAGGGGCCTGCTCCGGTCGATCCCGCGCCTGGACCAGAAGGGCCGGGAGCTGTACGCGATCAAGGGCCTGCCGCCCAACCTGATGCACATCCCGCCCGGCTGCGCCTTCCACCCGCGCTGCCCGATGGCCCAGGACATCTGCCGGGGCGAGGTGCCGCCGCTGTTCGAGGTGGCCGAGCACCGCGAGAGCGCCTGCTACTTCTGGAAGGAGACGCTCGATGCGCGCTGA
- a CDS encoding dipeptide ABC transporter ATP-binding protein: MRADDSATGTVREAAARTGEPILEVRDLVKHYPLTRGILFKKQIGAVRAVDGVSFDLAAGETLGIVGESGCGKSTVAKMLVHLERPTAGAIRYKGEDVTKLSGRALKAVRRNIQMVFQDPYTSLNPRMTVGDIIGEPYEIHPEVAPKGDRRRKVQDLLDVVGLNPEYINRYPHQFSGGQRQRIGIARGLALNPEIIVADEPVSALDVSVQAQVVNLLDRLQAEFGLSYVFIAHDLSIVRHISDRVGVMYLGRIVEIGSDEQIYEHPTHPYTQALLSAVPVPDPTAREHRERIILHGDVPSPANPPSGCRFRTRCWKAQERCELEVPLLAVPAVFRLTGTMAEHDSACHFAEEKQVVPPEGPQETSDGTTDEADGEGGGGEEPGEGGGVAKGGGEDPGQGGGEDPDEGGGEEPGEGGGVAKGGGEDPGEGGDGGAPPAGSSRAR; this comes from the coding sequence ATGCGCGCTGACGACTCGGCGACCGGCACGGTGCGCGAGGCGGCCGCGAGGACCGGCGAGCCGATCCTGGAGGTCCGCGACCTGGTCAAGCACTACCCGCTGACCCGGGGCATCCTGTTCAAGAAGCAGATCGGCGCGGTCAGGGCGGTCGACGGGGTCTCCTTCGACCTGGCCGCGGGCGAGACGCTCGGCATCGTGGGGGAGTCCGGCTGCGGCAAGTCGACCGTGGCCAAGATGCTGGTGCACCTGGAACGGCCGACGGCCGGCGCGATCAGGTACAAGGGCGAGGACGTCACCAAGCTGTCGGGGCGCGCCCTGAAGGCGGTGCGCCGCAACATCCAGATGGTGTTCCAGGACCCGTACACCTCCCTCAACCCGCGCATGACCGTCGGCGACATCATCGGGGAGCCGTACGAGATCCACCCCGAGGTGGCCCCGAAGGGCGACCGCCGCAGGAAGGTCCAGGACCTGCTGGACGTCGTCGGCCTCAACCCGGAGTACATCAACCGCTATCCGCACCAGTTCTCCGGGGGCCAGCGCCAGCGCATCGGCATCGCCCGCGGCCTGGCCCTGAACCCCGAGATCATCGTCGCCGACGAACCCGTCTCCGCCCTCGACGTCTCCGTCCAGGCCCAGGTCGTCAACCTGCTGGACCGGCTCCAGGCGGAGTTCGGCCTGAGTTACGTCTTCATCGCGCACGACCTGTCGATCGTCCGGCACATCTCCGACCGGGTCGGGGTGATGTACCTGGGCCGGATCGTGGAGATCGGCTCCGACGAGCAGATCTACGAGCACCCCACGCACCCGTACACCCAGGCGCTGCTGTCCGCCGTCCCGGTGCCGGACCCGACGGCCCGCGAGCACCGGGAGCGGATCATCCTGCACGGCGACGTCCCCTCGCCGGCCAATCCGCCCTCCGGCTGCCGCTTCCGCACCCGCTGCTGGAAGGCGCAGGAGCGGTGCGAACTGGAGGTGCCGCTGCTGGCGGTCCCGGCCGTCTTCCGGCTGACGGGGACCATGGCCGAGCACGATTCCGCCTGCCACTTCGCGGAGGAGAAGCAGGTGGTGCCGCCGGAGGGACCGCAGGAGACCTCGGACGGCACCACGGACGAGGCGGACGGGGAAGGGGGCGGGGGCGAGGAGCCGGGCGAGGGCGGGGGCGTGGCGAAGGGCGGGGGCGAGGACCCGGGCCAGGGCGGGGGCGAGGACCCGGACGAGGGCGGGGGCGAGGAGCCGGGCGAGGGCGGGGGCGTGGCGAAGGGCGGGGGCGAGGACCCGGGCGAGGGCGGGGACGGCGGGGCCCCGCCTGCCGGGAGCAGCCGGGCGCGCTGA
- a CDS encoding alpha/beta fold hydrolase, with protein sequence MTSQKISFPRQHARTMRFSLGAPRAFTVSPDGERVIFIRSESGTDRTGRLWVLDLPKDGAPGERVVADPVALLGGSQERLSAQERARRERSREGSSGIVGYAVDAAAELAAFALSGKVYVAELRAGTARALPVPGPVIDPRPSPDGRHVAYVSKGELRVVGAEGDGDRALAEPDGANVTYGLAEFVAAEEMQRSRGFWWSPQSDRLLVARVDDSPVRRWWISDPAHPDRRPAEVAYPAAGTPNAEVRLFVMGLDGTRTEVVWDRARHPYLAQVHWSSNGAPLLLVQARDQRSQLFLAVDTETGATRTVHVDEDPVWLEIFPGVPAWAPDGRLVRIADEGGARVLAVGDRPLTGAQLQLRAVLDIGESDVLVSASAGEEAAAPEIGETHVYRVNELGVERVSEGAGVHSAVRAGGVTVMVSHVPGRPGARAEVFRDGKSVATVADRSERPVISARPRLTEGGARRIPCAVLLPEGYDESDGPLPVLMDPYGGPHGRRVLAAHNPHLTSQWFADQGFAVVVADGRGTPGRSPGWEKAIKDDMAHVVVNDQIEALHALAERFPLDLGKVAIRGWSFGGYLAALAVLRRPDVFHAAVVGAPVTDQRLYDTHYTERYLGDPAEQPEVYARNSVITDEGLSEAADQVRPMMIVHGLADDNVVVAHSLRLSSALLSAGRPHEVLPLSGVTHMTPQEQVAENLLLLQVDFLKRSLGLAG encoded by the coding sequence ATGACTTCGCAGAAGATCTCGTTCCCCCGCCAACACGCCCGAACGATGCGTTTCAGCCTCGGAGCGCCCCGCGCCTTCACCGTCTCCCCCGACGGGGAGCGGGTGATCTTCATCCGCTCGGAGTCGGGTACGGACCGGACGGGCCGGCTGTGGGTCCTGGACCTGCCGAAGGACGGGGCGCCGGGGGAACGCGTGGTCGCCGATCCCGTTGCCCTGCTGGGCGGTTCGCAGGAGCGGCTGTCGGCGCAGGAACGGGCCCGGCGCGAGCGCAGCCGCGAGGGGTCGTCGGGGATCGTCGGCTACGCGGTCGACGCAGCCGCCGAGTTGGCCGCCTTCGCCCTCTCCGGGAAGGTGTACGTCGCCGAACTGCGGGCGGGAACGGCCCGTGCGCTGCCGGTTCCGGGCCCGGTGATCGACCCGCGACCGTCCCCGGACGGACGACACGTCGCATACGTGTCCAAGGGTGAGCTGCGCGTCGTGGGGGCGGAGGGCGACGGGGACCGGGCGCTCGCCGAGCCGGACGGGGCGAACGTCACGTACGGCCTCGCGGAGTTCGTCGCGGCCGAGGAAATGCAGCGGTCCCGGGGCTTCTGGTGGTCGCCGCAGTCGGACCGGCTGCTGGTCGCCCGGGTCGACGACAGCCCCGTGCGGCGGTGGTGGATCTCCGACCCCGCGCACCCCGACCGCAGGCCCGCCGAGGTCGCCTACCCGGCGGCCGGGACGCCCAACGCCGAGGTGCGGCTCTTCGTGATGGGCCTGGACGGCACCCGTACCGAGGTGGTCTGGGACCGGGCCCGCCACCCCTACCTGGCACAGGTGCACTGGTCGTCGAACGGGGCGCCGCTGCTGCTCGTCCAGGCCCGTGACCAGCGCAGCCAGCTCTTCCTGGCGGTGGACACGGAGACCGGCGCGACGCGGACGGTGCACGTCGACGAGGATCCCGTATGGCTGGAAATCTTCCCCGGGGTGCCGGCCTGGGCCCCGGACGGGCGGCTCGTGCGGATCGCGGACGAGGGCGGGGCGCGGGTGCTCGCGGTGGGCGACCGGCCGCTGACCGGGGCGCAGTTGCAGCTCCGGGCGGTCCTGGACATCGGGGAGTCCGACGTCCTGGTGTCGGCGTCGGCCGGTGAGGAGGCCGCGGCGCCGGAGATCGGCGAGACCCATGTCTACCGGGTCAACGAACTGGGTGTGGAGCGGGTCTCCGAAGGGGCCGGGGTGCATTCGGCGGTGCGCGCGGGCGGGGTGACGGTCATGGTCTCCCACGTGCCCGGCCGGCCGGGCGCCCGCGCCGAGGTGTTCCGGGACGGCAAGTCGGTCGCCACGGTGGCGGACCGTTCCGAACGGCCGGTCATCTCCGCGCGGCCCCGCCTCACCGAGGGGGGCGCACGCCGGATTCCGTGCGCCGTGCTGCTCCCCGAGGGGTACGACGAGTCGGACGGCCCGCTTCCGGTCCTGATGGACCCGTACGGCGGCCCGCACGGCCGCCGGGTGCTCGCCGCCCACAATCCGCATCTGACCTCGCAGTGGTTCGCCGACCAGGGCTTCGCGGTGGTGGTCGCGGACGGCCGGGGCACGCCGGGGCGTTCGCCGGGCTGGGAGAAGGCCATCAAGGACGACATGGCCCACGTGGTGGTGAACGACCAGATCGAGGCGCTGCACGCGCTGGCCGAACGGTTCCCGCTGGACCTCGGCAAGGTGGCGATCCGCGGCTGGTCGTTCGGCGGCTACCTGGCGGCCCTGGCCGTGCTGCGCCGGCCCGACGTGTTCCACGCGGCGGTGGTGGGCGCGCCGGTGACCGACCAACGGCTGTACGACACCCACTACACCGAGCGCTACCTCGGCGACCCGGCGGAGCAGCCCGAGGTGTACGCGCGCAACTCGGTGATCACGGACGAGGGGCTCTCGGAGGCCGCCGACCAGGTGCGGCCGATGATGATCGTGCACGGTCTGGCGGACGACAACGTGGTGGTCGCGCACTCGCTCAGGCTCTCGTCGGCGCTGCTCTCGGCCGGGCGCCCGCACGAGGTGCTGCCGCTCAGCGGGGTGACGCACATGACGCCGCAGGAGCAGGTGGCGGAGAACCTGTTGCTGCTCCAGGTCGACTTCCTGAAGCGGTCGTTGGGCCTGGCCGGATAG
- the mshB gene encoding N-acetyl-1-D-myo-inositol-2-amino-2-deoxy-alpha-D-glucopyranoside deacetylase, with the protein MTDHPARRLLLVHAHPDDESINNGATMAKYAAEGARVTLVTCTLGEEGEVIPPALAHLASDRDDALGPYRQGELAAAMKELGVTDHRILGGPGRFRDSGMMGAEQNHRPGAFWTADVDDAAGHLVEIIREVRPQVLVIYDSDGGYGHPDHIQAHRVAMRAADLAADPAYRAGPDAPHTIAKIYWNRVPRTVAQDGLARLREMAPDVFPFPGVAALGDLPGVADDCRIAAEIDGSAHAAAKAAAMRAHATQITVDGSLFALSNGLGQPLLTTEYYELVRGPYGAPRGTREDDLFAGLPEAER; encoded by the coding sequence ATGACGGACCATCCCGCCCGGCGTCTGCTCCTGGTGCACGCGCACCCCGACGACGAGTCGATCAACAATGGCGCCACCATGGCCAAGTACGCGGCCGAAGGCGCCCGGGTCACCCTGGTGACCTGCACACTCGGCGAGGAGGGCGAGGTCATTCCGCCCGCCCTCGCCCATCTCGCCTCCGACCGGGACGACGCCCTCGGCCCGTACCGGCAGGGCGAACTCGCCGCGGCGATGAAGGAGCTGGGGGTCACCGACCACCGGATCCTCGGCGGCCCCGGCCGCTTCCGCGACTCCGGAATGATGGGCGCCGAGCAGAACCACCGCCCCGGCGCCTTCTGGACGGCCGACGTGGACGACGCAGCCGGACACCTGGTGGAGATCATCCGCGAGGTGCGTCCGCAGGTCCTCGTCATCTACGACTCCGACGGCGGTTACGGGCACCCCGACCACATCCAGGCGCACCGGGTCGCGATGCGCGCCGCGGACCTGGCCGCCGATCCCGCGTACCGTGCCGGGCCCGACGCCCCGCACACCATCGCCAAGATCTACTGGAACCGGGTGCCGCGCACCGTCGCGCAGGACGGTCTCGCCCGCCTCCGGGAGATGGCGCCGGACGTCTTCCCCTTCCCCGGCGTCGCCGCCCTCGGCGATCTGCCCGGCGTGGCCGACGACTGCCGGATCGCCGCAGAGATCGACGGCTCGGCCCACGCCGCCGCGAAGGCCGCCGCGATGCGCGCCCACGCCACCCAGATCACCGTCGACGGCTCCCTCTTCGCCCTCTCCAACGGCCTCGGACAGCCGCTCCTCACCACCGAGTACTACGAGTTGGTGCGCGGCCCGTACGGGGCGCCCCGG